The following is a genomic window from Anaerolineae bacterium.
TCTATCAGCCGGGCGACATCCAGGGGTGAGCCGATGGTCTTCAGCAGGGATTTGTCCTCCGCCCAGCGGCGCTTTTCGGGCGGAGCGTCCTCCGGCAGGAGGATGGTGCCGGGGGCGATGGCGTTGACCCGCACCGCCGGCGCCAATTCCACCGCCATAGACTTGGTCAGGGACCACAGGCCGGCCTTGCTGGCCGCATCATGGGCATAGCCCGGCCACGTTTGAAACGCGGAAAGGCTCGTCATGTTGATAATCAGCCCCCTGCCCTGCCGGAGCATATGCGGCGCCACCAACTGCGAGCAGATGAAAGGCCCCTTCAGGTTCACCTCCATGGTCCGGTCCCAATCCTCCTCGCGGATCTGGAGGAACGGGGCATGCAGCCAGATCGCGGCGTTGTTGATGAGCACGTCAATGCGCCCGAAGCGCTCGATGGTCGCGTCCACAAAGGCCCGCACCTGGTCGGACCGGGTCACGTCCACCGCCATGGCCAGGGACCGCACGCCGCAGGATTCGATCTGCGCCCTGGTCCCTTCCAACTCCTGCGCCTGGATGTCGCAAAAGGCGATATGGGCGCCCCTGCCGGCCAGGTACAGAGCCACCTGCTTGCCCACGCGTCGGGCCCCGCCCGTGATCATGACGACGGAATCGCGCACTCCCACCGCATCTTCTCCTTCATGGCTACCGTTCAATCGAGCACGGTGAGGACAAAGGGACGCTCCACTAGGGCCTTGACGCGCTGGAGGAAGCGGGCCGCCGGCGCGCCGTCCGTCAGACGGTGATCGAAGGACAGGCTCAACGTCATCATCTGGCGCGCCACGATATTGCCCCCCGCATCCACCGCCGGCCGCGGGGAGATAGCTCCCACGCTCAAAATGGCCGCCTCCGGCGGGTTGATGATGGCGGAAAAATCGCGAATCCCATACATCCCCAGGTTGGTGATGGTGAAGGTGCCCCCCGTCAGCTCGTCCGGCAGACTGCGGCCCTCCAGCGCCCGCTGGACCAGCTCCCGCAACTGCCGCTCGATGGTCAGCAGGTTCATCTGTTCCACATGGTGCAGGACCGGCACCATCAGGCCGCGCTCGGTGTCCACCGCCAGGCCGATGTGGATGGACTTGACGCGCTCGATGCCGGCCGGCGTGAAGCGGGCGTTCATGTACGGATGCTCCTGCAGTGCCCGCGCCACCAGCTTGATGAGCAGGGTGTTGAACGAGATTTTCTCCCCCAGCTCTTCGATCAACTGCTGGCGGGCGCTGACTAAATTGGTGGCATCCACGTCAATGTTCAGCGTGACCTGGGGCCGTTCCCGCCAGGCGGCAGAAAGGCGCTCGGCGATGATGGCGCGCAGTCCGGTGAGCGGGATGAGCTCGACCTCCTCCTCGAGCGGTGCCGGCGAAGCGGGCACAGCTCTGGCCTCCAGCACGCGCTCCACATCCTCCCGCAGGATGCGGCCGGCGGGGCCGCTCCCCACGATCTGCCGCAGATCCACCCCTTCCTCTTCCGCCAGCTTACGGGCGGCCGGCGTGGCGCGCGGCGCGGGCACAGCGGCAGGCCGGGCCGGCGCAGGGACATCCCGCGCCACGATCATGCCGCGCGGGCCGGTCCCTTGGATGCCCATCAGCTCGACGCCGGCCTCGCGGGCCAGCCGGCGGGCCTTTGGCGTAGCGCGCACCCGTTCCGCCGGCGCCTGTGCTTCGGCGGCCGGCGCTGGCCCCGCAGAGGGCTGGGGCAGGAGGACGGCAATGGGCGTCTTCACCGGCACGATCTGGCCGGCCGGCACCAGGATGTGCAGGAAGCCGCTGGCCGGCGACTCGATCTCCAGCACCGATTTCTCGCTCTCCAGGGTGAAGAGGGTCTCCCCTTTCTCCACCCGGGCGCCCTCTTCCTTGTACCATTTCACCAGCTTGGCCTCGGTCATCGTCAGGCCAAGCTTCGGCATGAGGATGGTATAGCCCGTTTCACCGCTCATGTGCCTGTCGCACCTCGCTCATGTGCACGATAGTAGGCGATATAACGCAGTCCGTAGGGGTCTTTGCCGGCCAGGAAATCGGCGGCGCGCACCACCGGCAGAAGCTGAGGCGTGGTCGGGTCCACCAGGGCCGCATCCTATCCCCAGGGGATGGCGGCGGCAAGATATGCCAGGTCCACCGATGTCCCGTGGGGCATGCCGAAGCCGGCATTCCCGATCCCCAATATCGTGGCAACTCCCAGCTCTTCATGCAGGGCCTGCAGTGTCCGCAGGGTGACCGCCATGGACCCCGGC
Proteins encoded in this region:
- a CDS encoding SDR family oxidoreductase: MGVRDSVVMITGGARRVGKQVALYLAGRGAHIAFCDIQAQELEGTRAQIESCGVRSLAMAVDVTRSDQVRAFVDATIERFGRIDVLINNAAIWLHAPFLQIREEDWDRTMEVNLKGPFICSQLVAPHMLRQGRGLIINMTSLSAFQTWPGYAHDAASKAGLWSLTKSMAVELAPAVRVNAIAPGTILLPEDAPPEKRRWAEDKSLLKTIGSPLDVARLIEFLIECDFVTGAVYFVDGGRSLT
- a CDS encoding 2-oxo acid dehydrogenase subunit E2, whose translation is MSGETGYTILMPKLGLTMTEAKLVKWYKEEGARVEKGETLFTLESEKSVLEIESPASGFLHILVPAGQIVPVKTPIAVLLPQPSAGPAPAAEAQAPAERVRATPKARRLAREAGVELMGIQGTGPRGMIVARDVPAPARPAAVPAPRATPAARKLAEEEGVDLRQIVGSGPAGRILREDVERVLEARAVPASPAPLEEEVELIPLTGLRAIIAERLSAAWRERPQVTLNIDVDATNLVSARQQLIEELGEKISFNTLLIKLVARALQEHPYMNARFTPAGIERVKSIHIGLAVDTERGLMVPVLHHVEQMNLLTIERQLRELVQRALEGRSLPDELTGGTFTITNLGMYGIRDFSAIINPPEAAILSVGAISPRPAVDAGGNIVARQMMTLSLSFDHRLTDGAPAARFLQRVKALVERPFVLTVLD